Proteins encoded by one window of Enterococcus saccharolyticus subsp. saccharolyticus:
- the ruvB gene encoding Holliday junction branch migration DNA helicase RuvB, translating into MTDRMISPNTNQEEEFLEKTLRPQYFAQYIGQDKVKQELAIYIQAAKHREESLDHVLLYGPPGLGKTTMAMVIANEMGVNIRTTSGPTIEKPGDLVATLNELEPGDVLFVDEIHRLPRVAEEMLYSAMEDFYVDIMVGQGTTAHPVHFPLPPFTLIGATTRAGMLSAPLRDRFGIISHMQYYEEKDLKEIVQRSAEIFQTEIVEEGAIEIALRSRGTPRIANRLLKRVRDFAQVQANGVIDRKIADKALSLLQVDSAGLDLIDQKLIKTMIELYNGGPVGLSTLSVNIGEERETVEDMYEPYLIQKGFLKRTPRGRVATALAYEHFGYSYQA; encoded by the coding sequence ATGACTGATCGAATGATTTCGCCCAATACGAATCAAGAAGAAGAATTTCTTGAAAAAACATTACGTCCGCAGTATTTTGCGCAATACATTGGACAAGATAAGGTAAAACAAGAGTTAGCCATTTACATCCAAGCAGCTAAGCATCGTGAAGAATCATTAGACCATGTATTGTTATATGGTCCTCCAGGTTTAGGAAAAACAACAATGGCGATGGTTATTGCGAATGAAATGGGTGTAAACATTCGTACGACGAGTGGTCCTACAATTGAAAAACCAGGAGATTTAGTAGCAACATTAAATGAGTTAGAACCAGGAGACGTCTTATTTGTTGATGAGATTCATCGGTTGCCACGAGTGGCAGAAGAAATGCTTTATTCAGCAATGGAAGATTTTTATGTTGATATTATGGTTGGTCAAGGTACGACAGCGCATCCGGTTCATTTCCCCTTACCACCATTTACTTTAATTGGAGCAACGACACGGGCAGGAATGTTATCTGCGCCTTTACGAGATCGTTTTGGCATTATCTCCCATATGCAGTATTACGAGGAAAAAGATTTAAAAGAAATCGTCCAACGTTCGGCTGAGATTTTTCAAACGGAAATTGTGGAAGAAGGTGCAATTGAAATTGCTCTTCGTTCACGTGGCACACCGCGGATTGCGAACCGATTATTAAAACGTGTCCGCGACTTTGCGCAAGTTCAAGCTAATGGAGTTATTGATCGTAAAATTGCGGACAAAGCGTTGTCTTTATTACAAGTGGATAGTGCTGGTTTGGATTTGATTGACCAAAAGCTCATTAAAACGATGATTGAACTATATAACGGGGGACCAGTTGGGTTAAGTACACTATCGGTGAATATTGGAGAAGAGCGTGAAACAGTAGAAGATATGTATGAACCGTATTTAATTCAAAAAGGCTTTTTAAAACGAACACCACGAGGAAGGGTAGCCACTGCTTTAGCATATGAACATTTTGGTTACTCTTATCAAGCATAA
- a CDS encoding TetR/AcrR family transcriptional regulator, with translation MAEGKKTKAAIAAAYIQLCEEKEWAKISVQDIAASTGINRQTFYYHFPDKKALLHWVYLNDALRYLSSDEVSFDNWEEQVLKMLKTMQEKSVFYRNTLMGDRDVLMNAFFHIVQGIFSQLFLQVDEEKVLSEQDIQFYSRFFSFGCSGILEAWIRGDFQETPLEISMQLLRLAQDIEVYSYRIYQRKEE, from the coding sequence ATGGCAGAAGGGAAAAAAACCAAAGCTGCGATTGCTGCAGCGTATATTCAATTATGTGAAGAAAAAGAATGGGCAAAAATTAGCGTGCAAGATATTGCAGCAAGTACCGGTATTAATCGTCAAACTTTTTATTATCATTTTCCAGATAAAAAAGCCCTCTTACATTGGGTTTATTTGAATGATGCGTTACGCTATCTTTCTTCTGACGAGGTTTCATTTGATAATTGGGAAGAACAAGTATTAAAAATGTTGAAAACCATGCAAGAAAAAAGTGTATTTTATCGTAATACGTTAATGGGTGACCGCGATGTTTTGATGAATGCATTCTTTCATATTGTTCAAGGTATTTTTAGTCAATTGTTCTTACAAGTAGATGAAGAAAAAGTCTTATCAGAACAAGATATTCAATTTTATAGTCGCTTTTTTTCTTTTGGCTGTAGCGGTATTTTAGAAGCATGGATTCGTGGGGATTTTCAAGAAACACCTTTAGAAATTTCAATGCAACTTTTACGCTTAGCCCAAGATATAGAAGTCTATTCGTATCGTATTTACCAAAGAAAAGAGGAATAA
- a CDS encoding cupin domain-containing protein, with translation MQTAEQWITELQLIPHEEGGYFKQTDVSEQTISTPNGIRPLYTSILFLLNTESPSHFHRLQSDETWFYHEGHTLTVHCIFPDGHYEAIVLGKNPHLGEKLSYTVPKGTIFGSSVTHDFALVSCVVAPGFDYQDFELFTQTELLKNYPQHEIIIKQLAYETI, from the coding sequence ATGCAAACAGCTGAACAATGGATAACAGAACTACAACTAATTCCTCATGAAGAAGGCGGTTATTTTAAACAAACCGATGTGAGTGAACAAACAATTTCAACACCAAATGGCATCCGTCCACTCTATACCTCTATTTTATTTTTGTTAAATACCGAAAGTCCTTCACATTTTCATCGTCTGCAATCAGATGAAACTTGGTTCTATCATGAGGGCCATACTTTGACTGTCCATTGTATTTTTCCAGATGGTCATTATGAAGCAATCGTCTTAGGCAAAAATCCTCATTTAGGTGAAAAACTTTCTTATACTGTTCCTAAAGGGACGATTTTTGGCTCAAGTGTGACACATGATTTTGCGTTAGTGAGTTGTGTGGTTGCTCCTGGATTCGATTATCAAGATTTTGAATTATTTACCCAAACTGAATTGTTAAAAAATTATCCTCAACACGAAATAATTATCAAACAATTAGCCTATGAAACTATTTAA
- a CDS encoding low molecular weight protein-tyrosine-phosphatase, producing MTKVLFVCLGNICRSPMAEGLMRQYSEEHQLGLIVDSAATSRWEVGNPVYPGTKQILQRENIDSSHMFSRQIKPEDFEMFDWIIGMDHENVEDLLAMAPKQARHKVHLYLEGVPGKENQKVPDPWYTGNFDQTYHLLQAGLPLWAEKFKMETKTD from the coding sequence ATGACAAAAGTTTTATTTGTATGTTTAGGCAACATTTGTCGTTCACCAATGGCTGAAGGGCTCATGCGACAGTATAGTGAAGAACATCAATTGGGATTGATTGTTGATTCTGCGGCAACGAGCCGTTGGGAAGTTGGTAATCCAGTTTATCCTGGAACCAAGCAAATTTTACAAAGAGAAAATATTGATTCCTCCCACATGTTTTCCCGTCAAATTAAACCTGAAGATTTTGAAATGTTTGATTGGATTATTGGCATGGATCATGAAAATGTTGAGGATTTATTGGCGATGGCACCTAAACAAGCACGCCATAAAGTACATTTATATTTAGAGGGTGTTCCGGGAAAAGAAAACCAAAAAGTACCTGATCCGTGGTACACAGGCAATTTTGACCAGACGTATCATCTTTTACAAGCCGGATTACCTTTGTGGGCTGAAAAGTTTAAAATGGAAACAAAAACTGATTGA
- the msrB gene encoding peptide-methionine (R)-S-oxide reductase MsrB, translating to MTKYSKDELKQTLSPMEYAVTQENATERPFTGEYDNFYEKGIYVDIVSGEPLFVSSDKFDAGCGWPSFSRPIATAEIQEKKDYELIYPRVEVRSKEADSHLGHVFTDGPEELGGLRYCINSAALKFIPYDEMVEKGYEEYQKYVR from the coding sequence ATGACAAAGTATTCAAAAGATGAATTAAAACAAACGTTATCACCGATGGAATATGCTGTGACACAAGAAAATGCAACAGAGCGTCCTTTTACTGGTGAATATGATAATTTTTATGAAAAAGGTATTTATGTGGATATAGTTAGTGGAGAACCGCTTTTTGTTTCTAGCGATAAGTTTGATGCAGGATGTGGTTGGCCATCCTTTTCACGTCCAATCGCAACGGCTGAAATTCAAGAGAAAAAAGACTACGAATTAATTTATCCACGCGTAGAAGTTCGTAGTAAGGAAGCCGATTCTCATTTGGGTCATGTGTTTACGGATGGTCCAGAAGAATTAGGTGGGTTGCGCTATTGTATTAACTCAGCTGCCTTAAAATTTATTCCTTATGACGAAATGGTTGAAAAAGGATATGAAGAATATCAAAAATATGTAAGATAA
- the ruvA gene encoding Holliday junction branch migration protein RuvA has product MYEYIIGKVAAIHPAYIVIETNGIGYQIASGNPYRYSGKMDQEIKIFIHQVIREDAHTFYGFNSLEEKQLFLRLISVSGIGPKSGLAIMANDDHEGLIAAIESGDITYLTKFPGVGKKTAQQLILDLKGKLGELAGELTGEVPMELFTTSENPALEEAIAALQALGYSERETKKVHKQLLQEPIKSTDEYLRAGLKLMMKK; this is encoded by the coding sequence ATGTACGAGTATATTATTGGAAAAGTCGCGGCTATTCATCCCGCATACATTGTTATTGAAACAAATGGGATTGGTTACCAAATTGCTTCAGGTAACCCTTATCGTTACAGTGGAAAGATGGATCAAGAAATCAAAATTTTTATTCATCAAGTGATTCGTGAAGATGCCCATACCTTTTATGGATTTAATAGTTTAGAAGAAAAGCAATTATTTTTACGTTTGATTAGTGTCTCAGGAATTGGACCCAAAAGTGGTTTAGCTATTATGGCAAATGATGACCATGAAGGATTAATTGCGGCAATTGAATCGGGCGATATTACTTATTTGACTAAATTTCCAGGTGTGGGTAAAAAGACAGCACAACAATTAATTCTGGATTTAAAAGGAAAATTAGGTGAACTTGCGGGTGAGTTGACTGGAGAAGTACCGATGGAATTATTTACAACTTCGGAAAATCCTGCATTAGAAGAAGCAATAGCTGCTTTACAAGCGCTGGGATATAGTGAAAGAGAAACGAAAAAAGTCCATAAGCAATTACTTCAAGAACCAATTAAATCAACGGATGAATATTTGCGAGCTGGTTTAAAATTAATGATGAAAAAATAA